A DNA window from Leptospira langatensis contains the following coding sequences:
- a CDS encoding cytochrome c-type biogenesis protein CcmH yields MKARTFIDFRSILVAAFVFAVSASSSLVADSTFTNLTEPNQIRTFHDVTDRIRCICIPSIPIKSCSFNNCTVSAKLKLFIENRIRAGEDADTIVNKMVHGFGPEVVTDPIVAKFIENGNQGMAQSIVVGFGPDILAKPDSTWIDLSIAAAGALGVLLMYLYLKRRTAPKAAIATEVDGDSSFHRYISEIEEKQK; encoded by the coding sequence ATGAAGGCTCGTACATTCATAGATTTTAGATCCATCCTGGTCGCGGCCTTCGTATTCGCGGTTTCGGCTTCTTCTTCCTTGGTTGCGGATTCCACATTTACCAATCTAACGGAGCCGAATCAGATCCGGACCTTTCACGATGTAACGGACAGGATCCGATGCATCTGCATTCCTTCGATCCCGATCAAGAGCTGTTCCTTTAACAATTGCACCGTATCTGCCAAACTTAAACTGTTCATAGAGAATCGGATCCGTGCAGGAGAGGACGCGGATACCATAGTGAATAAAATGGTGCATGGCTTCGGACCGGAAGTAGTCACCGATCCCATCGTGGCAAAATTTATAGAGAACGGAAACCAGGGAATGGCCCAAAGCATAGTGGTGGGTTTCGGTCCTGACATCCTTGCCAAGCCGGATTCCACTTGGATCGATCTTAGCATAGCTGCAGCAGGGGCCTTAGGAGTACTTTTAATGTATCTCTATCTGAAAAGAAGGACCGCACCGAAGGCGGCCATTGCCACAGAAGTGGATGGTGATTCTTCCTTTCACAGATATATCTCAGAAATCGAGGAAAAACAAAAATAG
- a CDS encoding cytochrome c maturation protein CcmE, whose product MNLKFTVLASVIGLSLASIAFFSSKETSYTLLDASELAAHPAKYEPDELLRVRGFVKLGSLIREGKTAKFTLQLNEKEVPVYFTGATLLPDAFKEGARARVDGAWKNGVLVADKVEAKCASKYEAGYQGEEKEY is encoded by the coding sequence ATGAACCTTAAATTTACTGTGCTTGCGAGCGTGATCGGACTCTCTCTGGCATCTATTGCTTTTTTCTCTTCCAAAGAAACCTCTTATACCCTACTAGACGCCTCCGAACTGGCGGCTCATCCCGCTAAGTACGAACCGGACGAACTCTTAAGAGTCAGAGGCTTCGTGAAATTGGGCAGCCTGATCCGAGAAGGAAAGACCGCAAAATTCACTCTTCAATTGAACGAGAAGGAAGTCCCCGTTTACTTTACTGGAGCCACTCTTCTTCCGGATGCTTTTAAGGAAGGAGCTAGGGCCAGAGTGGATGGTGCCTGGAAAAACGGGGTACTGGTAGCCGACAAAGTGGAGGCTAAATGTGCTTCCAAATACGAGGCAGGATACCAGGGAGAAGAGAAAGAATATTAA
- a CDS encoding alpha/beta fold hydrolase, with protein MHRKTFQFRGIQLSYLDSGPKEKSPILIAHANGFSAGCYSYLIRELSSSHRVLALDFCGHGNSESNMDWKNWFFLRDQVLALIEEENLQNIVGIGHSMGGASLLLSSQNRPGLFQKIFALDPVVLNITYTLLSLLFGNPLAKGAMKRRREFKNLDVIRKAYRKTPTFANWTDEIFEDYLHSCLKEEGDKWVLCCPPELEAKIFTSMNPLAFLQYGKFSTEMHITIPKDYEVCSPNSAKRIMKGNPNSSLESWENVSHFFPFEQPKRTLERILKRL; from the coding sequence ATGCATAGAAAAACGTTCCAGTTCCGTGGGATCCAGCTCTCTTATCTAGATTCGGGTCCGAAAGAAAAATCTCCCATCCTGATCGCACATGCGAACGGCTTCTCTGCAGGATGCTATTCGTATTTGATCCGAGAACTCTCTTCTTCTCATAGAGTCTTAGCCTTGGATTTTTGCGGTCATGGGAATTCTGAATCTAATATGGATTGGAAGAATTGGTTCTTCTTAAGAGATCAGGTTCTAGCATTGATCGAAGAAGAGAATTTACAGAACATAGTCGGCATAGGTCATTCCATGGGAGGAGCAAGCCTTCTTCTTTCGAGTCAAAATAGGCCGGGCTTATTCCAAAAGATATTCGCTCTCGATCCGGTAGTTTTAAATATCACGTATACATTGCTTTCTCTTCTATTCGGAAATCCTTTGGCAAAAGGTGCAATGAAACGAAGAAGGGAATTCAAGAATCTGGATGTGATCCGCAAAGCATACCGCAAGACTCCCACATTCGCAAATTGGACCGACGAGATCTTCGAGGACTATCTTCATTCTTGTTTAAAAGAAGAAGGAGACAAATGGGTCCTATGTTGCCCGCCCGAGCTGGAAGCAAAGATCTTCACCTCCATGAACCCCCTCGCCTTCTTGCAGTACGGAAAATTTAGCACCGAAATGCATATTACGATTCCAAAAGATTACGAAGTATGTTCTCCTAATTCGGCAAAAAGGATCATGAAGGGAAATCCCAATTCTTCTTTGGAATCTTGGGAGAATGTATCCCATTTTTTTCCTTTCGAACAACCAAAACGCACCTTGGAAAGAATTCTAAAAAGATTATAA
- a CDS encoding DUF962 domain-containing protein, which produces MKFAKEMAFYSAYHQEKRNVWIHVLGVPTITFTLFLVLSRFHIWNLGGFDITASTVFGFVVILYYFTLDFIFAATTTLVFGSLMALAQYLTASLDSTTAWTVFAVAQLVGWGAQFYGHFIFEKSRPALFDNLFQAIVSAPIFVVADVFFELGYRKDVQEAVRKELAAQGKLKTFSTAH; this is translated from the coding sequence ATGAAGTTCGCTAAGGAAATGGCTTTCTATTCCGCATACCACCAAGAGAAGAGAAACGTATGGATCCACGTATTAGGGGTTCCTACCATCACATTCACACTCTTCTTAGTGCTGAGTAGATTTCATATATGGAATTTGGGAGGGTTTGATATCACTGCGTCAACCGTATTCGGGTTTGTGGTTATACTCTATTATTTCACTCTAGATTTTATTTTTGCTGCGACGACTACCCTCGTTTTCGGGTCCTTGATGGCATTGGCTCAATATCTAACTGCCTCTTTGGATTCCACAACTGCTTGGACAGTATTTGCAGTAGCACAGTTAGTCGGTTGGGGAGCTCAATTTTACGGACATTTTATCTTCGAAAAAAGTCGTCCTGCTCTTTTCGACAATCTATTCCAAGCGATCGTATCGGCTCCTATCTTTGTAGTTGCAGATGTGTTCTTCGAACTTGGATATAGAAAGGACGTGCAAGAAGCAGTCCGTAAGGAACTTGCCGCTCAAGGTAAGTTGAAAACTTTCAGCACCGCTCACTAA
- a CDS encoding heme lyase CcmF/NrfE family subunit: MNDLGALCLISSFSVLLFSLVQTGYGIFKKDFRALELGRYTLMANFGLILLAFIVLGVQLMRTDLSNYYVAMHSSEHLPMFYKVTSIWSGSSGSLLFWNLLLSLFTFIVLWQTKDLANDRIPVMHFSLALISCFFSFLAIFFPDAQPFREFQPAAVAGRGLNPLLQHWAMIIHPPILYIGYVSFAIPFSIATSALITGQLSENWFRFVRRWSIFSWFFLGTGILLGSKWAYEELGWGGYWAWDPVENASLMPWLLSTAFLHSMIIQERRGMLKFWNMLLIILAFHFCLLGTWITRSGVLEGPHSFSKSSIGTPFIIYIGISFFAHIGVLLYRREQLRPERNLEAMTSKEGSFLLNNFLLVIATLSILLGVFSPLLSGVEYKAPWFNSWGVPAGILLILLMGAAPLLAWRKGADKIFFTTLFKPLLAGVIGAGIYILYYSYNFSISDYSLGDVLGEVYSVLTVGLGIFTIAGIVQEYHSGIQARRATIPDENYFLAGFRMLLKNKRRYGGYLVHLSMVILFIGLAGNAFKQNTSVKFFYFLELSQTNEVIYTSQDTAVIGDYTITASTLKIKPIINGDASKGVNHRNVIVSHEATFNVKRQLKDFETMVTERRYYPQISHLSGDFETHIPTSEPAIASTPKEDLYIQLGAIEHADLSDENPDLPRMFLSYFFTRDPAIKLDQYLSFPRQIVANLEVWVNPMVKFIWAGSLMFFLSGLLILLPIGENRK, translated from the coding sequence ATGAACGATTTAGGCGCCCTCTGTCTTATCTCCTCTTTTTCCGTTTTATTATTCTCCTTGGTCCAAACAGGCTATGGGATCTTTAAGAAGGATTTCCGCGCATTAGAATTAGGCCGTTATACTCTGATGGCAAATTTCGGTCTCATCCTTCTCGCATTCATAGTGCTTGGGGTCCAGCTCATGAGAACGGATCTTAGCAATTATTACGTTGCGATGCATTCCAGCGAACATCTTCCGATGTTCTATAAGGTCACTTCGATCTGGTCCGGTTCGTCGGGGTCCCTTCTCTTCTGGAACCTTCTTCTTTCCTTATTCACTTTTATCGTTCTTTGGCAGACCAAGGATCTGGCAAACGATCGGATCCCTGTTATGCATTTCAGCCTGGCGCTGATCTCCTGCTTCTTCTCCTTCTTGGCTATCTTCTTTCCGGATGCACAACCTTTCCGGGAATTCCAACCGGCAGCTGTCGCAGGAAGAGGATTAAATCCTCTCTTGCAACACTGGGCCATGATCATCCATCCTCCTATCCTTTACATCGGATATGTGAGTTTTGCGATCCCTTTCTCTATCGCGACTTCCGCATTGATCACAGGACAATTGTCCGAGAACTGGTTCCGTTTCGTAAGAAGATGGAGTATCTTCTCTTGGTTCTTCTTGGGTACCGGAATTCTTTTAGGTTCCAAATGGGCCTACGAGGAATTGGGTTGGGGTGGTTACTGGGCCTGGGATCCGGTAGAGAATGCAAGCCTCATGCCTTGGCTTTTATCTACGGCATTTCTTCATTCCATGATCATTCAGGAAAGAAGAGGAATGTTAAAATTTTGGAATATGCTTCTCATCATTTTAGCATTCCATTTCTGCCTTCTTGGGACCTGGATCACTCGAAGCGGAGTATTAGAAGGACCCCATTCCTTTTCCAAGTCTAGCATAGGAACTCCTTTCATCATTTATATCGGGATCAGCTTCTTCGCTCACATAGGTGTTCTTCTTTATCGCAGAGAACAGTTGAGACCGGAAAGGAATCTAGAGGCGATGACCTCTAAAGAAGGAAGCTTTCTACTCAACAACTTCCTTTTAGTGATTGCCACTCTTTCCATTCTACTCGGAGTATTCTCTCCTTTACTCTCAGGCGTAGAATACAAGGCTCCTTGGTTCAATTCCTGGGGAGTTCCTGCAGGGATCCTTCTCATTCTTTTGATGGGAGCGGCTCCGTTGCTCGCTTGGAGAAAAGGCGCTGATAAGATCTTCTTTACCACCTTATTCAAGCCTTTGCTCGCGGGTGTGATCGGTGCCGGGATCTATATACTCTATTACTCTTATAATTTTTCCATCAGCGACTACAGCTTAGGCGACGTATTGGGAGAAGTATACAGTGTTCTCACAGTCGGTCTTGGGATCTTTACCATCGCTGGGATCGTGCAAGAATATCATAGCGGGATCCAAGCGAGAAGAGCCACCATCCCCGATGAGAATTATTTCTTAGCAGGATTTCGCATGCTTCTCAAGAACAAGAGAAGATACGGCGGATATTTGGTTCACCTGTCCATGGTGATCCTATTCATCGGTCTCGCTGGGAATGCATTCAAACAGAATACTTCCGTGAAATTCTTTTACTTCCTGGAATTGTCCCAAACCAACGAGGTCATTTATACGAGCCAAGACACCGCAGTGATCGGAGATTATACGATCACCGCAAGCACCTTGAAGATCAAACCGATCATCAACGGAGACGCCTCCAAGGGAGTAAATCATCGAAATGTGATCGTGTCTCACGAGGCTACCTTTAATGTGAAACGACAATTGAAGGACTTCGAAACAATGGTGACGGAGCGTAGATACTATCCTCAGATCTCTCATTTAAGCGGAGACTTTGAGACACATATTCCTACAAGCGAACCAGCGATCGCTTCCACTCCGAAAGAGGATCTATATATCCAACTCGGGGCCATCGAACATGCGGATCTTTCGGACGAGAATCCGGATCTACCTAGAATGTTCCTGAGCTATTTCTTTACTCGGGATCCTGCCATCAAACTGGATCAGTATCTTAGTTTTCCGAGACAGATCGTGGCGAACCTGGAAGTCTGGGTGAATCCTATGGTGAAATTCATCTGGGCAGGCTCCTTGATGTTCTTTCTCTCCGGGCTTCTAATCCTTCTTCCTATAGGAGAGAACCGAAAATGA
- a CDS encoding tautomerase family protein — protein sequence MPYVNLKVAGTLTKEQKKTIVKEFSDTLAKVAGRAPETTYIVIDEVSRENWAKGGDLLE from the coding sequence ATGCCTTATGTTAATCTAAAAGTCGCAGGAACTCTCACGAAAGAGCAAAAGAAAACGATTGTGAAAGAATTCTCCGATACACTTGCAAAAGTAGCAGGTAGAGCTCCGGAAACTACCTATATCGTGATTGATGAGGTTTCTAGAGAAAACTGGGCCAAGGGCGGCGATCTTCTCGAGTGA
- a CDS encoding thioredoxin family protein — protein MRPFFPFLPTLIVLTTFFFTNNLFSEVKWESSVEGAFTKAKKEGKPIFIDVYADWCGYCKTLKKEIYPKKEVQAELSNFVLLSLDGDRFPNLKRKYQVSGYPTLLFLDKNGSLTEKIAGMPDRRMVVRTLKSAFSKRDQESTLLAQVSKDPENNLLLLKLGEYYFEAKEYQKAAEYFYRSFASEDPRTPENRHKALFNLGVSFSELKNWEKTIKTFSLYLDKFPTGSAQAAYYFRGSAYKALGKRSEAESDLKKALELTSNPEEKKEIQDLLRSLGSDR, from the coding sequence ATGCGTCCCTTCTTTCCATTCCTCCCCACTCTGATCGTCCTAACTACCTTCTTCTTTACGAACAATCTATTCTCGGAAGTAAAATGGGAAAGCTCTGTAGAAGGCGCCTTCACTAAGGCCAAGAAGGAAGGCAAACCCATCTTCATAGATGTGTATGCGGATTGGTGCGGTTATTGTAAGACATTGAAAAAAGAGATCTATCCTAAGAAGGAAGTTCAGGCAGAGCTTTCTAATTTCGTTCTTCTCTCTTTGGATGGGGATCGTTTTCCGAACCTAAAGAGAAAATACCAGGTCAGCGGTTACCCGACTCTTCTATTTTTGGACAAGAACGGTAGCCTAACGGAGAAGATCGCGGGAATGCCCGACAGAAGAATGGTGGTCCGTACCTTAAAGTCTGCCTTCTCCAAGAGAGACCAGGAGAGTACTCTACTTGCTCAAGTTTCCAAGGACCCGGAAAATAATCTTCTCCTCTTGAAATTGGGAGAGTATTATTTCGAGGCAAAGGAATACCAAAAGGCGGCAGAGTATTTTTATAGATCCTTTGCCTCCGAAGACCCAAGGACTCCGGAAAATCGTCACAAGGCTCTATTCAATCTAGGAGTGAGCTTCTCCGAGCTAAAGAATTGGGAGAAGACTATAAAGACCTTTTCTCTCTATTTGGACAAATTCCCAACTGGTTCCGCTCAGGCAGCTTACTATTTTAGAGGATCGGCATACAAGGCCTTGGGAAAAAGATCGGAGGCGGAATCCGATCTGAAGAAGGCCCTGGAACTCACTTCTAATCCAGAAGAAAAGAAAGAGATCCAAGACCTTTTAAGATCTCTCGGATCAGACCGGTAG
- the hisE gene encoding phosphoribosyl-ATP diphosphatase has translation MEFLLQLEQILKKRKEELPEKSYTADLFRSGVDRILKKVGEEAGEVIIAAKNADKKELTHESADLLFHLQVLLVERGLSLTDVVEELRKRHS, from the coding sequence ATGGAATTCCTACTTCAGTTAGAGCAGATCCTGAAAAAACGCAAAGAGGAATTACCTGAAAAATCATATACTGCCGATCTCTTCCGAAGCGGCGTGGATCGGATCCTAAAGAAAGTGGGAGAAGAAGCTGGAGAAGTCATTATCGCCGCCAAGAACGCGGACAAGAAAGAACTCACTCATGAGTCGGCGGATCTACTCTTCCACTTGCAAGTTCTTCTGGTCGAGAGAGGCTTATCTCTTACCGACGTGGTAGAAGAGCTCCGCAAAAGACATTCTTAA
- a CDS encoding amidohydrolase family protein gives MNEEKYKGQIIDAWAQPSLLSMFEKLPEILSLFKRSGSGGYAKKNLGPEDIIELMDRAGVEKLLLRAWCRPGQWVCTNEQIYEYTKKYPDRFVGIAGVNLEKPVEAVKELRKAVREYGFKGLFVLPWLWKLPPNHKLYYPLFVECIELGIPYCTQVGHTGPLMPSEPGRPVPYLDEVALTFPELKIVGGHIGFPWTDEMIGLCMKHENIYIDTSAHLPAHYPKQLLEYMKTSGRSKVLFGTNFPHLDFKKCTDQAMELDLLESSLKRFFYSNAKRVFNI, from the coding sequence ATGAACGAAGAAAAATACAAAGGCCAGATCATAGACGCCTGGGCCCAGCCTTCCCTCTTATCCATGTTCGAAAAATTACCCGAGATCTTATCCTTATTTAAGCGTTCCGGTTCGGGTGGATATGCAAAGAAGAATCTAGGCCCGGAGGATATCATTGAGCTCATGGACAGAGCAGGAGTGGAAAAATTGCTCTTGAGAGCTTGGTGTCGTCCCGGGCAATGGGTATGCACAAACGAACAGATCTACGAATACACAAAAAAGTATCCAGATCGTTTCGTAGGGATCGCAGGCGTAAATCTGGAAAAACCGGTAGAGGCAGTGAAAGAATTAAGAAAGGCGGTCCGGGAATACGGCTTTAAGGGCTTATTCGTACTTCCTTGGCTTTGGAAACTTCCCCCAAATCATAAATTGTATTATCCTCTCTTTGTGGAATGCATTGAACTCGGGATCCCTTATTGCACGCAAGTGGGACATACGGGTCCTCTCATGCCATCCGAACCGGGAAGACCGGTGCCTTATCTAGATGAGGTCGCTCTTACATTTCCGGAGCTAAAGATCGTAGGAGGTCATATCGGTTTTCCTTGGACGGATGAGATGATCGGACTCTGCATGAAGCATGAGAATATCTATATAGATACTTCCGCTCATCTTCCGGCTCATTATCCGAAACAACTCTTGGAGTATATGAAGACTTCGGGAAGAAGTAAGGTCTTGTTCGGGACGAATTTCCCCCATTTGGATTTCAAGAAATGCACGGACCAGGCCATGGAATTGGATCTTCTGGAATCTTCTTTGAAAAGATTCTTTTATTCGAATGCTAAGAGAGTGTTTAATATTTAG
- a CDS encoding zinc ribbon domain-containing protein, with the protein MDFLLIFFYILLVGLLVSPFLYVAFVVEHKELETETERSELFDRRAILLDNLKDLKIEFDTGKLTEQEFKSISAGLIQELEEQDKKIELGPIAKPQPIQTASTAKFCHNCGFKIEISGAKFCPECGTKLIA; encoded by the coding sequence GTGGATTTCTTATTAATTTTCTTTTATATACTTTTGGTCGGATTACTGGTCTCCCCTTTCCTATACGTTGCCTTCGTTGTGGAGCATAAAGAGTTAGAGACGGAAACGGAACGCTCCGAGTTATTCGATAGAAGAGCAATCCTTTTAGATAATTTAAAAGATCTTAAAATAGAATTCGATACCGGAAAACTGACCGAACAGGAATTCAAATCCATCTCTGCAGGACTGATCCAGGAATTAGAAGAGCAGGACAAAAAGATCGAATTAGGACCGATTGCAAAGCCGCAACCGATCCAAACGGCATCAACTGCCAAGTTCTGTCATAATTGCGGATTTAAAATCGAGATTTCCGGAGCTAAGTTCTGTCCCGAATGCGGGACCAAGCTGATCGCTTAA
- a CDS encoding SDR family oxidoreductase, with translation MSTVLVTGGSGFLASHIILQLLKDGHRVRTTVRNLKRESEVRAMLKEGGVDAKDDLSFFEADLEKDAGWQEAVQGCEFVLHVASPFPAGVPKHEDDLIVPAREGTIRVLRASKEARVKRVVLTSSFAAIGYGHKPQSIPFNETNWTNLNAKVPAYNKSKTIAEKAAWDFMDREGNGMELSVINPVGIFGPVLGSDFASSIVLLQRLLSGAMPGCPEIYFGVVDVRDVADLHLKAMTHPNAKGERFIAVSDDFIPMIEIANILRENLGKYADKVPKKQLPNLLVRLAGLFNPLARQILPELGKRKNATNEKAKRVLGWKPRSVEEAILSAAKSLERYTQK, from the coding sequence ATGAGTACAGTATTAGTCACCGGCGGATCCGGATTTTTAGCAAGTCATATTATTCTTCAGTTATTAAAGGACGGACATCGAGTGCGGACCACCGTAAGGAATTTAAAAAGAGAATCCGAGGTCCGGGCGATGCTGAAAGAGGGAGGAGTAGACGCTAAAGATGATCTTTCCTTCTTTGAGGCAGACTTGGAAAAGGACGCAGGTTGGCAGGAAGCAGTCCAAGGTTGCGAGTTTGTTTTGCATGTGGCTTCTCCCTTTCCTGCAGGTGTACCAAAGCATGAGGATGATCTAATTGTTCCTGCTCGAGAAGGAACGATTCGAGTGTTACGCGCTTCTAAAGAAGCGAGGGTCAAGAGGGTAGTATTGACTTCTTCTTTTGCGGCGATCGGATACGGTCATAAGCCTCAAAGCATTCCTTTCAACGAGACAAATTGGACCAACTTGAATGCAAAGGTCCCTGCATATAATAAGTCTAAGACAATTGCAGAGAAGGCGGCCTGGGACTTCATGGATCGGGAAGGGAATGGCATGGAACTTTCTGTGATCAATCCTGTCGGGATCTTTGGACCTGTCCTAGGTTCGGATTTTGCCAGTTCGATCGTATTATTGCAGCGTCTCTTAAGTGGGGCCATGCCCGGCTGTCCTGAGATCTATTTTGGGGTAGTCGATGTGCGTGACGTGGCGGATCTGCATTTGAAAGCGATGACTCATCCAAACGCCAAGGGAGAACGCTTTATTGCGGTGTCAGACGATTTTATTCCAATGATAGAGATCGCGAATATACTTAGGGAAAACCTGGGAAAATACGCGGACAAGGTTCCGAAGAAGCAATTGCCGAACCTTCTCGTGAGGCTTGCAGGTTTATTTAATCCTTTAGCTAGACAGATCCTTCCTGAATTGGGCAAGAGGAAGAATGCAACAAACGAAAAAGCGAAACGAGTTTTAGGATGGAAGCCTCGCTCCGTAGAAGAAGCGATTCTCTCTGCGGCAAAAAGTTTGGAACGTTATACGCAAAAATGA
- a CDS encoding helix-turn-helix domain-containing protein yields the protein MEGNQSGVLFYFGGRVLLAHKGLVTDPHSHYAVSIIISLSSNFQIVDESDKSKDYQAVVLAPNTYHTLLAEHSDLIVLQMDPYGIDYAGVAARFGRKGISEIPFQDLDSVLDRCKDLFREKVNCHSAKELFEDILNAVGSQKPVRVSLDSRILDATEKMKAALPGSISVPELAKEIGFSETRFMHVFKMQMGLPVRQFQLWLRLHEAAKLLKEGGNLTEASHAAGFADQAHLSRTFKRMFGVQPSRFLGSNTNVTVHFCV from the coding sequence ATGGAAGGGAATCAAAGCGGAGTTCTATTTTATTTCGGAGGAAGGGTCTTACTCGCTCATAAGGGACTCGTTACGGACCCGCATTCCCATTACGCAGTCTCCATTATCATTTCCTTAAGTTCCAATTTCCAGATCGTGGACGAGTCCGACAAAAGTAAGGACTACCAAGCCGTCGTACTAGCTCCGAATACCTATCACACACTTCTTGCGGAACATTCCGATCTGATCGTCTTGCAAATGGACCCATATGGTATCGATTATGCGGGAGTTGCAGCAAGATTCGGAAGAAAAGGGATCTCGGAGATCCCGTTTCAGGATCTGGACTCTGTATTGGATCGTTGCAAGGATCTATTCCGAGAAAAAGTAAATTGTCATTCTGCCAAGGAGCTCTTTGAAGATATACTGAATGCTGTGGGCTCCCAAAAACCTGTACGAGTCTCCTTGGACTCCAGGATACTGGATGCCACGGAAAAGATGAAGGCCGCTCTGCCAGGTTCCATTTCCGTTCCGGAACTCGCAAAAGAGATCGGATTCTCAGAGACCAGATTCATGCACGTATTCAAGATGCAGATGGGCCTTCCGGTCAGACAATTCCAACTCTGGCTTAGACTGCATGAGGCGGCAAAACTATTGAAAGAAGGTGGTAATCTCACCGAAGCTTCTCATGCGGCAGGCTTCGCGGACCAAGCACATTTGAGTAGGACATTCAAAAGAATGTTCGGAGTGCAACCCTCTCGGTTCTTAGGATCAAATACGAACGTCACTGTTCATTTTTGCGTATAA
- a CDS encoding YdcF family protein has protein sequence MDTLFFAVSKLAGAFLFPLPACLLLLIFFGLRLPKFKHKVWILLPTLFLWVCSTDSFSQWMIYGLEENHPPVKWEKLQNSDAILVLGGAVDNLALHNEQVQLTSAAERMTDAVFLFQKKKAPRIVFTGGSGNLFFQTRKESDSAALFFRSLGVPNHSIFLETESRNTKENAEMTAELFRKKGWKSAILITSAFHMERSILVFQKTGLDIRPWPTDYRSRVKVLTIDDFVPSSQSLENTSIAWKERIGLFVYKLRESISTFLPLRFRYPWSKNWTSA, from the coding sequence ATGGATACCCTCTTCTTTGCGGTATCTAAACTTGCGGGGGCCTTTTTGTTCCCGCTTCCCGCTTGCTTGCTTCTTCTTATTTTCTTTGGGCTGCGGCTTCCTAAGTTCAAACATAAGGTTTGGATCCTTCTTCCCACCTTATTTCTTTGGGTATGTTCCACTGACAGTTTTTCCCAATGGATGATCTACGGATTGGAGGAAAACCATCCTCCAGTTAAATGGGAGAAGCTCCAAAACTCCGACGCCATCTTGGTATTAGGCGGAGCCGTGGATAATCTGGCCTTGCATAATGAGCAGGTGCAATTGACTTCCGCTGCGGAAAGAATGACGGATGCTGTCTTCTTATTTCAAAAGAAGAAGGCTCCGAGGATCGTATTCACTGGTGGTTCCGGAAATCTATTCTTCCAAACTAGAAAAGAATCCGATTCGGCAGCACTATTCTTTCGTTCATTAGGTGTGCCGAACCATTCTATTTTCTTGGAAACCGAAAGTAGGAATACCAAGGAAAACGCGGAAATGACTGCCGAGTTATTCCGTAAGAAAGGTTGGAAATCCGCAATACTCATCACTTCTGCATTTCATATGGAAAGGTCTATTTTGGTTTTCCAAAAGACCGGTTTAGATATCAGGCCTTGGCCTACGGATTATCGCTCTCGGGTGAAGGTGCTAACCATCGATGATTTTGTTCCTTCTTCTCAAAGTCTGGAGAATACGAGTATCGCTTGGAAGGAGAGGATCGGCCTCTTCGTTTATAAGCTTAGGGAGAGTATTTCCACTTTTCTTCCCCTCCGCTTCCGATATCCTTGGTCTAAGAACTGGACTTCGGCCTAA